ctctctctctccatgtctctctctccctctctctctctctctctctctctctctctctctctctctctctctctctctctctctctctctctctctctctctctctctctcttcatctctctacctctctctctccgcccgtCAGACGGATGTGATGCACCAGAGTGTGTTCGAGCTTGTCCACACCGAGGACCAGCTGGAGCTCAGGAAGAACCTGCACTGGGCTCTGAACCCGCCGGCCGCCACCGTAGTGGCCATGAATCAGGCCTCCCCCACAGGTGACCGCCAGCTTTCTCCTACACACTGCACCCCCAGAAACCAAGCTTGGTGTAAACCGGCATATCGATAATAACGCTTCCACAGATATGTGTAGCAAACTGTTTTGTAGACATTCATTATAGGTGCAATGTGAAATGCTTGCAATTTCAGGTAAGCCCATTTCAAAATATCAAAGTGTAGAAAAAGCTCATCACCCCCCcttctcgctcctctctccaaACCCAAGCCATCTTCAAGAAGAGGATGACtctaaataatgataataataaacaataacatGAGATTTCTCTATGCTGCTGTAAAGTCGCTGAATGAACCTAGATCCATGTTCTCTTAAAGTCAGCGTCAAcgtaacagaaaaaaaaaagattcataATGTACCTCCAAGGAACCTATAAGGGAGCCACTGACTTCACATGTGTGGGTGAAGATCAATAGTGACATTCTTCTTCGTTATAGTGCCTATTCTAGTACATTTTACTGGTGGGAATGTTTTGTCCCTTGGTGTCTCTGGGATAATAGAAAGCTGTGCCACAATGGTTGATTCCCCTTCAGTTCAGCGACAGTTAACACAGTGCCCAATAGcgaagggggagggatggaggagattTGCTGTTAGTAAGTAGCAAAAAGATGCAGATATTATTTGAGTGCAACCATGAAATGTATAATATCCATTTGGTTCAAGCCGTGATTTATGTCCTATGCTTGTCTGTAGGACTGTTGTGTTCTCTGCTATACAGTTTATATACGGTGCACTGTGCTATTTTAGCACATCCCGACTTGCAGCCACCTCCGATTGCATAGTAAGTAGACAATGTTCTTTCTTTAGGATAGGAGATAATTGGCAGAGCCAAGTCCAAATGACCCCTTAATCTCCATTTAGGATTACAAGGTGTAGCGATCAAAGATCTTTGCCGTAGGATACTTTGGGCCTATGTGCTGTGTCCGGGGCCTGTGTAAAGACCCATGCCTCAGAAATGACCTACATAGCTCCACACTCCTCCACTAGAGGCGCTGGTGTCATCCTAATCTGGGTGGAACTCAGCAGTGCGATAAGGGACCCATCCTAATCGGCAGTCACATAACGATTCATTTGACGTTAACCCAACACCTACGTTACATAAATTCTGGTTAGCAGTAGAAGAAGACATGAATAAAGGACAGAAGTTGTGGGTACAAAAGTTGTGGATAGAAAATAGATAGGGAGGGATCTAGCGGAGGGCTGAACCACAGTTTCACACTTCTGAGGAAACACCGCATATCAGAACCACGACGCCATGTTCACACTCTAGCCCACGCCTGATCCACCCGACCCCGTCCAGTGAGAGAAGGTTGATTTGACGGGCCGCATGTATGCAGTTCGGTTCCtcatgtctgtttctgtgttggttttgttgtgtagAAATGGAGCAGGAGAGCGGCACCGCTGTGGTCACCTATAACCCGGAGCAGCTGCCCCCGGAGAACTCCTCCTTCCTGGAGAGGAACTTTGTGTGCCGCTTCCGCTGTCTGCTGGACAACTCCTCCGGCTTCCTGGTAATGGGAGTCAAGTCTAATCTAGCCTAGCTGTTAAGCATCTTATACCAGGGGTCTGACCCTTATCAATGACCCAAGTCAAATAGCATAGTGTTGGATATTTCGGGTCTTTTTTTTACGTGTtaccagttgtttttttttcttttaacataTTTTTACTTTGATCGGTTCCTAAACTACTGTAATTTAGTTTGGCCCTCATGGGCATTATATATGAATTTACTCCAAGCTGGTGCATTAACTCCCCATTATGTATTTATCGCGTCTCAAGGCTTTGACCATGCAAGGGCGCCTCAAGTTCCTACATGGGCAGCACCAGCGGCAGGACAACGGGGGCAAGGCACCCCCCCAGCTGGCGTTATTCGCCATCGCCACGCCTCTACAGCCTCCATCCATCTTGGAAATCAGGACCAAGAACATGATCTTCAGGACCAAGCACAAGTTGGACTTCACGCCAATGGCCTGTGATGCAAAGTAAGGCTTCCGGCAGACAAAATACTAGGATTTACTCACGTGCAGATATAGTTGATTAGATTAGCTGTGTGGTGGCTTAGTCATTAGCGTTGTTGAACGAAAACACAGAGCTCATGCTCCTATGGTCTTAGCATGCCCTCTTTTGAatggaatatgtgtgtgttcatggaatagctgtgtgcattcgtgtgggTTTATTTCAACTCAAATTGTGTCATTGATGGATATTTATAGTCATGGCAGAAATGTTCTCACAATGATGAAGTTGTTTTGATGTAATTATAAATGCAAaatatgcacataaacacacacatgcatatgtatgTACCGTTGATTTCTTGACGTACATTTGTGATCCATTCGGGGATATAAATAAAGTCCAGAAAGCTGGTATAAAAGGTACCAAACATCAAAGAAGATAATAATTTCAACAAAAtatttgaaacgtctttatttCCATCATGCTGGATATAGTTTGATATGCTTCAATGATATTACTATAAAAGAGTGTGTTCACCTTTCCCAGCCTAATATGCCTTTGTAATATTCATCTCCATAGTCCAGTGTGTGGAGATGAACACAGTCTTACCGCACCGATCTCTCTCCTACAGGGGGAAGATAGTGCTGGGCTACACCGAGGCAGAGCTGCGGGTCAGAGGGTCGGGATACCAGTTCATCCACGCAGCAGACATGCTGTACTGCGCAGAGAACCACGTCAGGAGTGAGTACCCAGGATGCACCACGGCGAGAGACAAGTGGCCTTAAGAGACACCATCACAATTATCATGACAGCCCTGCAAGGAATGACCCACGTACCTGTGGGTTTCTGCGCTGTAGGAAGTGAAAACTGTATTTTATGTGTAAACATATGCTAACTCAAGGAGAcagacccccccaaccccccatctCTGTTTAACTGAGAATAATATCTTGTGAAttctcatacaaacacacatacacatacgagGACGCCTTGTCTGACCTGGTCAAAGATGGTGGTCAGCGAGTTCAGCTTTCCCAAGTAATCCTGCTGGATTACGCTCCAGATTGAGCAAAGCTGCAGAGCCGCCAGAGGAACGGATAGGGCCCTGGCAAATCCAGGACATGAACCAGGCATCAGAGATGATCCATATaccaacacagccacacaatgAGGGGGGGGGAATACCTCCAAtgcaaacactctctctccgtctaacacacactcactcacgcacacacactcactcactcacatgtcAACATGCTACCGTTTCGACCACACATTCCTCTTGATAGCGGGGGTCAGAGTCCCAAGTCTGCTGACGCCAAAGCTGCCACTCAGCCAGTGTGTTTCGAAGACATAGAAACCTGCGCTTCTTTCACGTCACACTTGATACAGAAACTGCTTATTGAGCCCACGCTGAGCGGCTCTCCGCGGCCTGTCCTGTGTCCGCAGTGATAAAGACGGGCGAGAGCGGCCTCACGGTCTTCCGGCTGCTCACCAAGGACAACCGCTGGAAGTGGGTCCAGGCCAACGCCAGGCTGGTCTACAAGAACGGCAAGCCGGACTACATCATCGCCACACAGAGGCCACTCGTGTATGTTCCCCTGCAGCGCACCGCTCAATACAAAACAGACCAGCCCAGCCTGGGGATTGGTTGTAGCGATGAAATATGGAATATGGATTTACATGTATTGGTTACGAGACCATGTATAGGACAATAAACGATCTTGTATCTTGCATCTTGTATCTTGTATGTACATAAAGGTTTAGGGACTAGAGCTATGTGCCATGATATGACCAAAATCTGTTATTTAGGTGCTGTGATTAGAAACTTTAGTTGCAAGCAATTGGTTGAATTAAACATAGTGatgattacatttacatttgctaCTCCTCAGCTCAATTGGTTCACGGTTTATTTATGACACAGTTCAGAACCTAGTAAGTGCTTAAGTAAGTGCTACTGTCAATAGATGCTGATTTctgtctccacagagaggaagagggaggagagcacTTGCGCAAGCGTTCAATGCACCTCCCCTTCACCTACGCCACTGGCGAGGCCCTGCTGTACCAGTCCAACCACCCCATTCCTGGATTCAGCGACGGGATCCATGAGAAGAACGGCAGCAAGTCCAAGAAGTGCCGGTCGGAGCGGGCCGCGAGGGAGGGCCTGGACCCTAGCTCCCTGCTGGGGGCCCTGATGAGTCAGGATGAGTCTGTGTACGTCTGCCAACCCGCGCTGGAACCCAAGCTGGCGTTCCACAGCAGCTTCCTGGGAGATCAGCTGGGCTTCTCTGAGTCCGAGTCCCATCCAGGGGTTGACAACGGATGGGATGCGCCCGGGAATGGCATCAACGGGGCCGGCCTCCCTCCGCCAGCCAACAGCTTTGACCCGCTTCTGAGCACCCTGGACTCCCTCTCCCTGGGCGACCAGAACTCAGCCACAGCCGAGGAGGAGGGCTGCTCCAACGGAGAGCTGTTCAGAGCCCTGGAGAGTCTGGGCCTCAGTGCCGAGgacctggagctgctgctgctggacgagCGCATGATCCGGGTGGAGATGGACCCGGACCGCGTGCCCTCCCTGGACGACATCCTCACCAACGACGAGATCCTGTCCTACATCCACGACTCCCTGGAGGCCAAGAGCGacgaggcggaggaggcggGACAGGCCCCTCCCGTCctcgccgtcgccgccgccatcgacgccgccgccgccgccccgacAACCACGGCGGTGTCGCCGGCCTACGTGCGCACCCAGCTCCCTCATCAGAAGGCTCCCCTGGTGGGCCAGGCCCCCATCACTCTGCTGTCCCAGCAGATGCAGCAGCATCTCAGCATGAGTTCGGGTAAGGTGGGGCAGGACTGGGtcaaccacaaccaccactcGGGGCTTAACGGGGATTACCCGGCGCAGGGTCAAGCCCTCACCGACGGACAGTGGTCAGCCCAGGACATTCTTCACGGTTCAGGGATGGCCGCGCGCACGGGACAGTATCCTGCGACGCAGGGTCTGCAGCTGGACGgggagcagcagcggcagcatcaAGCACACCCCCTCTACCTCCAGCCACAGCCGCAGCGTCCCACTGACACGCAGGGCCCTCTCTCGCTGCAGTGCCACGCCAAGCAGAACGGCGAGAACCTCAACGGTCCATCCAACGGTACCGGCACAGACCACCCCCTCGGCAAGAGCCCGTGGCAGGACTTTGGGTTCGGGCATCCCCCCAGGGAGAACCTCTGTGGCCTCAGTAACGGCCAGGCACCCGTCACAGCCCCCTCGCTAGACGCTTGCATCGATTTCGCCATGCCCGAGCTCCAGAGCATGGATTACCCCGTCAACGGGGGCGGCCTGTACCAGGGTGTCGAGGCGGCGGTCTCGTCCTACCAGAGGATGAGCCACAAACGCCAGCAGGAGCAGCACTTCCAGCCGCCCTTGGCCCACACAGCCCTGGAGCAGATCCTAGGGCTGAACCAGCCTTGCAGGCAGCTGGGCCCCTATAGCCTGGTGGCCCCCGACATCGCCCATGAACCCAACCACAGCAAGGTGAGCAATGATGTGGAGATTATGGTTGCTTtaggtaagtgtgtgtttttgtgtgtatggttgtgtttgtctgtgtgtgtgtgcgtgtctgtgtgtgtgtgtgtgtgtgtgtgtgtgtgtgtgtgtgtgtgtgtgtgtgtgtgtgtgtgtgtgtgtgcgtgcgtgcttgtgtgcatgtgtgtcggtttttgtgtgtgccagtgcgtgtgtgtgtgtgcatgtgtctggttgtgtgtgtctgactgtgtgtgtgtgtgactgtctgtaTTACTCATTCGTCACCACTACACCCATAGCGGTAAACATGACGGGACTAAAGGTCAGTGGCCAGGAACATAGTGAATGTGTTACATGGATTTTAAACAGGGGGTTTATTGGCCATGTGTATCTCTTCTATTTATTGATGTGATAAATAGAAACGGTTTATGACTAATAAACCACAGCAATTTTTATGACCAACTGTTCCTGGCCTTTTGTTTGGAGCTGTGATCAATAGTGTTGTTAATCTAAGGAGGTTAAGTTAATCACATTGCATGATTATCTGTTGTATTCTAGCTTTTGACAAGATTCATATGAATCTTTGCAGCCCCACGTTTCAGCCCTTATAAGACAGAtcccccaaccctctcttcctccctctctcatttgtttgtttgctctcGCCAAATCTTTGTCGAAAACGTCCACATTACCTTTTTCTAGAGATTCTTCAGGGATTCTAGAGAATCCCTGAAGAGATTCTTCAGGgattttgttgtgttttgacTGAATAATAGGCCATGGTTATATATCAGCCAGCCTTGGAACGAATGTAATAAATAAACAGAAAGTCAGACATAGAGCTTCAAAGTGTACTTCATTCATGGGAATGCAGTCTATAAATTTGAAATTATTCCTTGGCTGTTGATCCTTTGTGCCTCATAAAACAGAGAGTGACAATAAAGGCAAATTGATTTCAATAATAGACAAGAGAGTGACAGTTCGGCGGAGCTAAATGAGCTCTTCAGCACATTTCTTATATTTTGTCctttttatacttttattttattatactaTAAAATTGTTGTGAGCAAGATTGGGTGAACAAGGCTACATAATGTTTTGTGTGAAGTAGAACCTTTTGCAATGAAAATGAATAGGACACATTAAAATTGACATCAAGGTTGTATAGATAATTAAAGTGGAATTTAGATAACTCGGTTAGATAACGGTTCGTATTGACTTTAGTGGATCATTTTGATCCATATTAATCTGAAATAGAATCTGTATTTTTTTGAATAGATGTGCTCTGCGCAATCTTATTcatttgaatagatgtgttgatttatttttacaaataaTCAATAGCTGCATATTTGTCAGTAGAAAAAACTTGACAGTCAAGCACATATGACCTTGCCGACCTCCACATCTCCCGCTCTGACCTCCTTCTGACTTTTGCAGATGGAAAATGGCTGCATCCTGAACGGCTCTTACCAGGGGAACTGTGCTCTGCCCAATGGGAATGGAGCAGCGCCCCCTAACGGCCAGATGCCAGGCCCTGACTCTCTACCCAGCCTAGCAGACCCACAGGTCACAGACTTCTACCTTTGACCGAGGGGGGAAGGGAGCCAGTATGCTGCCATTACACTCTTACGTCTTATTTAGAATCACCCTAACAACTAAGCCCAGCTTTTTACTTCTACTAAAaaatttgaaaaacaaaaataagcattttggttattttgtgtgtgtctgtgtgtatgtctgttcacacacacacacacacacacacacacacagtgtgtgtgtgtgtgtgtgtgtgtgtgtgtgtgtgtgtgtgtgtgtgtgtgtgtgtgtgtgtgtgtgtgtgtgtgtgtgtgtgtgtgtgtgtgtgtgtgtgtctgtctacaggagagaaaaagagtaaTATTTTACATTGTACATAACATTATCATTTAAGTCCTTTGTTTACAACAATGCAGTCAGAGCATGGGTCAGGTTGCCACCATTTTGAGGACCAGAGACGAGAATTATGTCTGTTCTTTTCAGTGTGCTTCCAGAGTCCTTGCCCTCCACCACCCTGAGATTTTTTCTTAATttaatttttgtttatttcttgtttttttgcGACGTGACATCAGCAGCCCTAGTATTTTGAGTCATGAAACAGGaatgtaacttttttttttcaagagttGGATGAGTCTTTGTTGTACAAAGAATGATGAGATTAAGTCACGTATGTCAGAAGTAGGAATGATACAGCACGGTGAAATTATGGCTAGAAATACACTGCACTTTATTTCAAGCCCCCCTCAACCTCATTACCACTGTTAGGAATTCAGTTAAGGTTTTGAAGAAACACGTTGCATAATTTCCCCGAAGCAACTGTTTATGAAGTCTTTAGCAGTTAGTTAGTGGTGTTCTGAGGTGGCATTCAGACAACAATTTGATATTGTTATAGCGAAATCCCTCCTAGATGATTGATagcatagatatatattttttctcccACTTGAGGTAACTTTTTTGTTGGACCTGTTGATCTGGTACCTCtggatttttattttgtttacggTGCTAATATTTTACTGTGACTGTCAAACTTGAATCACTTGATTTACATTTTCAATATTTATTGATGTCTACATGACAagtttttaatttgtttgtaaATCACATCATTGCGGGAAGAATTACCTTTGTGTGAATCTCTATTGTTCAAAAtgaaaattggtcaaaatgAATTCCTTGCTTGTTTATTTTGGGAGTAAAGTCATTCTACTGGGGCACTCTACTACCTATATGTTTCTTTCAAGTATTCTCGTTTTCTCTTTACATAATGGtacaattacatttatttcaagTCAGGAACTGCAAGTAGGCATATATATGACGAGACAATCACAAAACCAAATGTGAGTACAGATATTTAAAACGCACACCAAGAAAATACGCTTTTTCTGCTACAGATACAGTTTTGAATGTTTCATGTACATAGCAAGCATTTGGGAAAATTACACAAAAATAGAGCTATTTCGTCATAAACATGCTGAAAGAGATTTTCATGTAGCCTAGTTATAACAATTATGTCATTAG
The window above is part of the Gadus morhua chromosome 20, gadMor3.0, whole genome shotgun sequence genome. Proteins encoded here:
- the ahr1b gene encoding aryl hydrocarbon receptor 1b, which codes for MYAGRKRRKPVQRAVKQVSNEGSKSNPSKRHRDRLNGELERLASLLPFPEEVTTSLDKLSILRLSVSYLRAKNFFSVALKTSKCNSVVPSGPSSDSNVAVGLSDAWLPEGELLLQALNGFVLVLSADGTIFYSSHTIQDYLGFHQTDVMHQSVFELVHTEDQLELRKNLHWALNPPAATVVAMNQASPTEMEQESGTAVVTYNPEQLPPENSSFLERNFVCRFRCLLDNSSGFLALTMQGRLKFLHGQHQRQDNGGKAPPQLALFAIATPLQPPSILEIRTKNMIFRTKHKLDFTPMACDAKGKIVLGYTEAELRVRGSGYQFIHAADMLYCAENHVRMIKTGESGLTVFRLLTKDNRWKWVQANARLVYKNGKPDYIIATQRPLVEEEGGEHLRKRSMHLPFTYATGEALLYQSNHPIPGFSDGIHEKNGSKSKKCRSERAAREGLDPSSLLGALMSQDESVYVCQPALEPKLAFHSSFLGDQLGFSESESHPGVDNGWDAPGNGINGAGLPPPANSFDPLLSTLDSLSLGDQNSATAEEEGCSNGELFRALESLGLSAEDLELLLLDERMIRVEMDPDRVPSLDDILTNDEILSYIHDSLEAKSDEAEEAGQAPPVLAVAAAIDAAAAAPTTTAVSPAYVRTQLPHQKAPLVGQAPITLLSQQMQQHLSMSSGKVGQDWVNHNHHSGLNGDYPAQGQALTDGQWSAQDILHGSGMAARTGQYPATQGLQLDGEQQRQHQAHPLYLQPQPQRPTDTQGPLSLQCHAKQNGENLNGPSNGTGTDHPLGKSPWQDFGFGHPPRENLCGLSNGQAPVTAPSLDACIDFAMPELQSMDYPVNGGGLYQGVEAAVSSYQRMSHKRQQEQHFQPPLAHTALEQILGLNQPCRQLGPYSLVAPDIAHEPNHSKMENGCILNGSYQGNCALPNGNGAAPPNGQMPGPDSLPSLADPQVTDFYL